The DNA segment TTGAAGGTACCCCGGCAAGTGAGGGAAGAGGAACATACGAGCCGTTCCTGAAAGTCGGCAGCCCGCATGTGGATGCAGAAAAAGTCGCAGATGAACTGAATCGTCGGTCACAATCCCCGGAAAGCGGAACCGGTTATGATAACGAAGAACCGGACAGGCATCGGGAATCGTATCTGAGCGGACTGAATTTCCACCCGGTTACATTTACCCCTGAAAGTATTCCCGGCATGTCACGTGAGCCCAAGCTTGAGGGTGAAGATGTGCATGGGGTGCGGATTGAGGTGACCGGATACGATGCTGTGTGGCCGGTAGCTGCCGGTATTCATATTTTGCAGGTATTTTACGATCTGTTGCCGGAAGAGCATAAGGAGGAGTTTTTTCACCCCAGAGGTATGCCGGTCCGCGCCGGAAACGAATTTGTGCAGGAAATGATCCGGGAAGGGGTTCCGGCTGATGAAATCATTGAAAGCTGGAACGAGGATGTTGCTGAGTTCTCGGAAATGCGCAGGCCGTATTTGCTTTACGATTAGCCGGATATATGTCGTACGGGTCAGCCAAATTTCCACATTATCTGAACGGATGATTAGAAAATTGCTGCAATAAGCACACTTCAAGACCGCCTATTTGTGCAGCTCAAAATCAAGTTCATGCTCTCTGCCGCCGGCAATCTTTCGGTGTGCTTCTTCATCAATAAACCGCAGCGACGGTGAATTGAGGCAGTAGCGCAAACCAGTCGGCTCCGGGCCGTCCTCGAAAACATGACCGAGATGTCCGCCGCATCGGGCACAATGAACTTCAGTACGTTCCATCAGAAGACGATGGTCAGACTCGGTGCCGATTCTTTCCTGTGAGACAGGTGCGAAAAAACTGGGCCATCCGGAGCTTGACCGGAACTTGGCAGCTGATGAGAACAGAGGATTTGAGCATCCGCGGCACAGATATACACCTTCCTCTTCATTGTGAAAGTATTCATTCTTAAACGGCGGTTCTGTTCCGTGCGAACGAAGCACCTCATATTCGGCTGGTGTCAGCCTTTCTTTCCATTCACTGTCACTCAGATTTACAGGCTCATTTTGTGAGGGGAAAAGGCCCGGATCAAACCAGTGCGGTAACATCTGATTGCGCAATTTGTCGGGCAGAGGGCGGTTAATATCAACGGTCATAACATACTTCGCTTGGGAATTGAAAATTATACAAAACAGAACATTGAAGAGCTGCAAACCGTTTCTTTATTCTACTTGCGATTCTGCCTGCGGCAATCAAATCTCCGGAAGATTCGTTACTACATAAGTTTATATGGAACAATTCACCAATACCTCACGTTATACAGAGTACAATGTAACTTGAAAAAAACAGCGAGGGAATATGAGCAAACTAAATATGCTGGTAAGTGTGATTATAGGGTCATTTATTGGAGCTGTACTCGGTGTCCTGTTTGCTCCGGACAAAGGTGAAAGAACGCGGAAGCAACTCTCGAAGAAAAGTGATGAGTACACCGATATGGTAAGATCAGAGTTTGATGACTTTGTCAAAACCATGCGGAAAAAATATGAAACAGCCCTGGATGACACCGAAGATATCATCAACAAGGGAAAATCAAAAGCCGAAGATCTGAGGAATGAAGTTAAAAAGGCCATGAAATAACCCTTCTCATTCAAACAGTCCTTTTAACTTCTTTTGTCCTTTTATTTTTGAAGAATTGCCGGTATCATTTCCACCATAAATGGGAATGATCACCGGCTTTT comes from the Natronogracilivirga saccharolytica genome and includes:
- a CDS encoding YtxH domain-containing protein produces the protein MSKLNMLVSVIIGSFIGAVLGVLFAPDKGERTRKQLSKKSDEYTDMVRSEFDDFVKTMRKKYETALDDTEDIINKGKSKAEDLRNEVKKAMK
- the msrB gene encoding peptide-methionine (R)-S-oxide reductase MsrB, translating into MTVDINRPLPDKLRNQMLPHWFDPGLFPSQNEPVNLSDSEWKERLTPAEYEVLRSHGTEPPFKNEYFHNEEEGVYLCRGCSNPLFSSAAKFRSSSGWPSFFAPVSQERIGTESDHRLLMERTEVHCARCGGHLGHVFEDGPEPTGLRYCLNSPSLRFIDEEAHRKIAGGREHELDFELHK